One stretch of Rosistilla oblonga DNA includes these proteins:
- a CDS encoding GspE/PulE family protein — MIMEAGEILVRRGLLDEDQLRHSRASDAPNVISSAVQLGYVDERAALQALAEEVGLDFVDLREVDVDLDALEGFSQKLIHRQTLFPLGQRDGSLIVATSDPLDLYPLDEVSASTGKSVIPVVAEHNEILRLIKKHLGVGSETVDGLLAAKEDSDGVELLEDIETDGSELSEQAQEASVVRLVNEILVEAIESRASDVHIESQSSGIKIRYRIDGILHPQPVPPEINRFQAAIISRLKIMARLNIAEKRLPQDGRIKLRVQRREIDVRLSVIPMIHGEGLVMRILDKGSMVFDLQGLGMSAHTYEQFRKLIRLPHGIILVTGPTGSGKTTTLYSSLLEINSPDNKIITTEDPVEYQLDGINQIQVHPKIGLTFAASLRSILRHDPDVVLVGEIRDFETAENAIQASLTGHLVFSTLHTNDAAGAYTRMVDMGVEPFLVASTVEAVMAQRLLRRLCPHCKEPFDPEKDDMPADFPWDKLDDQALYRPVGCRECRNVGYMGRMGIYELMVTTEKVRQLAHDRVSSWEIKRASLADGMHSLRHDAWEKTIAGNTSVDEVLRVTKSDQIK, encoded by the coding sequence ATGATTATGGAAGCTGGCGAGATCTTGGTTCGACGCGGACTGCTGGACGAGGATCAACTGCGTCACAGCCGCGCGAGCGATGCGCCCAACGTGATCTCGTCCGCCGTCCAACTGGGATACGTCGACGAACGGGCCGCACTGCAAGCCTTGGCCGAAGAGGTCGGGCTCGACTTTGTCGACCTCCGCGAAGTCGATGTCGATCTCGACGCGCTGGAAGGCTTCTCGCAAAAACTGATCCACCGCCAAACCTTGTTCCCTCTGGGACAGCGTGACGGATCGCTGATCGTTGCCACGTCGGACCCCTTGGATCTCTACCCGCTGGACGAAGTCAGCGCGTCGACGGGGAAGAGCGTGATCCCGGTCGTTGCCGAACACAACGAGATCCTGCGGCTGATCAAGAAGCACCTTGGCGTCGGCAGCGAAACAGTCGATGGTCTGCTGGCCGCCAAAGAGGATTCCGACGGAGTCGAACTGCTCGAGGATATCGAGACCGACGGAAGCGAACTTTCCGAACAAGCTCAAGAAGCGTCGGTTGTTCGACTTGTCAACGAGATCCTCGTCGAAGCGATCGAATCGCGGGCGAGCGACGTGCACATCGAATCGCAATCCTCAGGGATCAAAATTCGCTACCGGATCGACGGCATCTTGCATCCGCAACCGGTTCCGCCCGAGATCAATCGCTTCCAAGCCGCGATCATCAGCCGCTTGAAGATCATGGCGCGATTGAACATCGCCGAAAAGCGGCTCCCTCAAGACGGTCGTATCAAGCTGCGAGTCCAACGCCGCGAGATCGATGTCCGTTTGAGCGTGATCCCGATGATCCACGGCGAGGGCTTGGTGATGCGTATCCTCGACAAGGGATCGATGGTCTTCGATCTTCAAGGTCTGGGAATGAGTGCTCACACCTACGAACAGTTCCGCAAACTGATCCGTTTGCCCCACGGTATCATCCTGGTCACCGGACCGACCGGTAGTGGTAAAACAACGACGCTCTACAGCAGCCTGCTGGAGATCAACAGCCCCGACAACAAGATCATCACGACCGAGGATCCCGTCGAGTATCAGTTGGACGGGATCAACCAGATCCAGGTCCATCCCAAGATCGGACTGACGTTTGCCGCGTCGCTGCGTTCGATCCTCCGCCACGATCCCGACGTCGTGCTGGTCGGCGAAATCCGCGACTTCGAGACGGCCGAAAACGCGATCCAAGCATCGCTGACCGGCCACTTGGTCTTCAGCACGCTGCACACCAACGACGCCGCGGGGGCTTACACCCGGATGGTCGATATGGGCGTCGAACCGTTCCTGGTCGCCAGCACCGTCGAAGCGGTGATGGCCCAGCGGTTGTTGCGACGGCTGTGCCCGCACTGCAAGGAACCGTTCGATCCCGAAAAAGACGACATGCCGGCCGATTTCCCTTGGGATAAATTGGACGACCAAGCGCTCTATCGCCCCGTCGGCTGTCGCGAATGTCGCAACGTCGGTTATATGGGCCGGATGGGTATCTACGAATTGATGGTCACGACCGAAAAGGTGCGTCAGTTGGCGCACGACCGGGTCAGTTCGTGGGAGATCAAACGGGCGTCGCTTGCCGACGGCATGCATTCCCTGCGGCACGATGCGTGGGAGAAGACGATCGCTGGCAATACGAGCGTCGATGAAGTGCTTCGAGTGACCAAAAGCGATCAAATTAAGTAA
- a CDS encoding type II secretion system F family protein, with translation MAEFAYTARSMDGQRVTGTLTAASEREVSAQLAGKNLFPVDVKEVKEQSAMQLLGGNGRVNGQTMAIFYAQLGSLLRSGVPMIRSLTLLSEQASNNTLKEVLQDIKTRVEDGEPLGEALARYPRVFSSMGINMVRAGMEGGFLEDALDRVGEFTELQEDLKGRTASALAYPIFLSVVGTVVVTILLVFFVPKFGELFARLEAKGQLPLATTTLLAFSELLQSYGLFLLAGLIAGGFFLKMQLATEAGQMWADRVKIKLPIVGGILLSLAVARFCRVLGTLLTNGVPILRSLEISRAAAGNRVLGIAVADAAESVQSGETLSSPLASSGHFPATVTEMIRVAEESNTLDNVLIQIADGLEKRTFRRLDLFVRLLEPVMLLVLAGVVLFVVMALLLPVIKSSSAL, from the coding sequence ATGGCTGAATTTGCTTACACCGCGCGGTCGATGGATGGCCAACGCGTGACCGGAACGTTGACTGCGGCTTCGGAGCGTGAAGTCTCCGCCCAATTGGCCGGCAAGAATCTGTTCCCCGTCGACGTCAAAGAGGTCAAGGAGCAGTCGGCGATGCAGTTGCTGGGAGGCAACGGCCGCGTCAACGGTCAAACGATGGCCATCTTCTACGCGCAACTGGGGTCGTTGTTGCGCAGCGGCGTACCAATGATCCGGTCGTTGACGTTGTTATCCGAGCAAGCATCGAACAACACGCTCAAAGAAGTCCTCCAAGATATCAAGACGCGCGTCGAGGATGGCGAACCGTTGGGCGAAGCTTTGGCGCGTTACCCACGCGTCTTCAGTTCGATGGGGATCAACATGGTCCGCGCCGGAATGGAAGGCGGCTTCTTGGAAGATGCCTTGGACCGCGTGGGGGAATTCACCGAACTGCAGGAAGACCTCAAAGGACGCACCGCCAGCGCGTTGGCTTATCCGATCTTCCTGTCGGTCGTCGGCACCGTGGTCGTCACGATCCTGTTGGTCTTCTTTGTCCCCAAGTTTGGCGAACTGTTCGCTCGCTTGGAAGCCAAAGGGCAGCTGCCGTTGGCGACGACGACGCTGTTGGCGTTCAGCGAATTGTTGCAATCGTACGGTCTGTTTCTGTTAGCCGGCCTGATCGCGGGGGGCTTCTTTTTGAAGATGCAACTGGCGACCGAAGCGGGCCAGATGTGGGCCGACCGCGTAAAGATCAAACTACCGATCGTCGGTGGCATCCTCTTGAGTCTCGCCGTCGCGAGGTTCTGCCGGGTCTTGGGAACGTTGCTGACCAACGGCGTGCCGATCCTGCGTTCGCTGGAGATCAGCCGCGCCGCCGCGGGTAATCGCGTGCTCGGAATCGCCGTGGCCGACGCGGCCGAAAGTGTTCAATCGGGCGAAACGCTCTCCTCGCCGCTGGCCTCCAGCGGTCACTTTCCCGCCACGGTGACGGAGATGATCCGCGTCGCCGAGGAATCCAACACGCTGGACAACGTATTGATCCAAATCGCTGACGGCTTGGAAAAACGGACGTTCCGCCGCTTGGACCTGTTTGTCCGGCTGCTCGAACCGGTGATGTTGCTGGTCCTGGCCGGCGTGGTCCTGTTTGTCGTGATGGCGTTGTTATTGCCAGTGATCAAAAGCAGCAGTGCATTGTAA
- the thrS gene encoding threonine--tRNA ligase, whose translation MANICVKLPDGTVQEHPENTTALDVAKGISDGLARAVVAAEINGKVVDAFRPLSELSDEAEIPLTLLTNRDRTALDVLRHSCAHIMARAVMRLYKGVSLAFGPTTSGGFYYDFDLEHKISEDDFAAIEKEMKAIIKQGEPFERFMLTRDEAVDLCRDLNQDLKVEHIETGLSAEESVSFYRQGEFVDLCRGPHIPNAGKIKAIKLLSVAGAYWKGDSSGRQLQRLYGTAFFDKKELAAYLEQLEEARRRDHRVLGKKHGLFALNPEVGSGLCLWLPKGARVRVTLEDFLRKELLGRGYDPVYSPHLGRVELYETSGHFPYYRDSQFPPLYASEAGSLLDAMTQRLESGSISKDDEDKLIAAAEVLGVNFDGYKPSASADDKKSWIHGWQTANERYLVKPMNCPHHAHIFKAQQRSYRQLPLRLFEFGTVYRHEQTGELNGMLRVRGLTQDDAHIFCTGDQVEEEFRATIELTKFVLESVGLDDYQVQLSLRDPNSDKYVGSQENWDRAESALRGVLQDSGLSYGEQPGEAAFYGPKADFMVRDCIGRSWQLGTVQLDYNLPERFKLEYVGADNAAHRPVMIHRAPFGSLERFVGMLIEHFAGAFPLWLAPEQVRILPLSEKSTEYAIAVAKQMEEAGLKTTVDLKNSKVQAKIRDAQLELVPYMAVVGPQEAEAGHVALRDRIDGDLGAMPIAEAIARLQQEVRERKVRQVVKSNFTQIEDDGAERFEG comes from the coding sequence GTGGCGAATATTTGTGTCAAACTGCCCGATGGAACTGTACAAGAACACCCTGAAAACACCACGGCATTGGATGTCGCCAAGGGGATCAGCGACGGGCTGGCTCGCGCCGTCGTCGCCGCCGAAATCAACGGCAAAGTCGTCGATGCCTTTCGCCCGTTGAGCGAATTGTCCGACGAAGCGGAGATCCCGCTGACGCTGCTGACCAATCGCGATCGCACCGCCCTGGATGTCCTTCGCCACTCTTGCGCTCACATCATGGCCCGCGCCGTGATGCGTCTGTACAAAGGTGTTTCGCTCGCCTTCGGCCCGACCACCTCGGGCGGCTTCTATTACGACTTCGATCTCGAACACAAGATCAGCGAAGACGATTTCGCGGCGATCGAGAAGGAGATGAAGGCGATCATCAAGCAGGGCGAACCGTTCGAACGCTTCATGCTGACCCGCGATGAAGCTGTCGATCTGTGCCGCGACCTGAACCAAGACCTTAAAGTCGAACATATCGAGACCGGCCTGAGCGCCGAGGAATCGGTCAGCTTCTACCGCCAAGGCGAATTTGTCGACCTCTGCCGCGGCCCCCACATCCCCAACGCCGGCAAGATCAAAGCGATCAAGCTGCTGAGCGTCGCGGGAGCCTATTGGAAAGGCGATTCCTCCGGGCGGCAGCTGCAACGTCTGTACGGCACCGCGTTCTTCGACAAGAAGGAATTGGCGGCTTACCTGGAGCAACTGGAAGAAGCTCGCCGCCGCGACCATCGCGTGCTTGGCAAAAAACATGGCCTGTTTGCTCTCAACCCGGAAGTTGGTTCGGGACTCTGCCTGTGGTTGCCCAAGGGAGCTCGCGTCCGCGTGACGCTGGAGGACTTCCTGCGAAAGGAATTGTTAGGCCGCGGATACGATCCGGTCTACAGCCCACACTTGGGGCGCGTCGAACTGTATGAAACCAGCGGTCACTTCCCCTATTACCGCGATTCACAGTTCCCGCCGCTGTATGCTTCCGAAGCGGGCAGTTTGTTGGACGCGATGACCCAGCGTCTGGAATCGGGATCGATCTCCAAAGACGATGAAGACAAGCTGATCGCCGCAGCGGAGGTCTTGGGTGTCAACTTCGACGGCTACAAACCCTCGGCATCGGCAGACGATAAGAAGAGTTGGATTCACGGTTGGCAGACCGCAAACGAGCGGTATTTGGTCAAGCCGATGAATTGCCCGCACCACGCCCACATCTTCAAAGCTCAACAGCGCAGCTACCGCCAACTGCCGTTGCGATTGTTCGAATTTGGAACCGTCTACCGTCACGAACAAACCGGCGAACTCAACGGCATGTTGCGTGTCCGCGGGTTGACCCAAGACGATGCGCACATCTTCTGCACCGGCGACCAGGTCGAAGAAGAGTTCCGCGCGACGATCGAACTGACCAAGTTTGTCCTCGAGAGCGTTGGCCTGGATGATTACCAAGTCCAGTTGTCGCTGCGTGATCCAAACAGCGACAAATACGTCGGCTCGCAAGAGAACTGGGACCGCGCTGAATCGGCACTCCGTGGAGTGCTTCAAGATTCGGGGCTTTCGTATGGCGAACAGCCGGGCGAAGCAGCCTTCTACGGTCCCAAAGCCGACTTTATGGTCCGCGACTGCATCGGGCGTTCGTGGCAATTGGGAACGGTTCAACTCGACTACAACCTCCCCGAGCGATTCAAGCTGGAATACGTCGGTGCCGACAACGCGGCTCACCGTCCTGTTATGATCCACCGGGCACCGTTCGGTTCGCTGGAACGTTTTGTTGGGATGTTGATCGAACATTTCGCCGGCGCCTTCCCATTGTGGCTGGCTCCCGAACAGGTCCGCATCTTGCCACTCAGCGAGAAGTCGACCGAATACGCGATCGCGGTTGCCAAGCAGATGGAAGAAGCCGGTTTGAAGACGACTGTCGATCTGAAGAACAGCAAAGTCCAAGCAAAGATCCGCGACGCCCAACTGGAACTGGTTCCTTACATGGCCGTCGTTGGGCCGCAGGAAGCCGAAGCCGGACACGTCGCCCTCCGCGATCGCATCGACGGCGATCTGGGTGCGATGCCCATTGCCGAAGCGATCGCGCGATTGCAACAAGAGGTCCGCGAGCGGAAGGTGCGACAAGTCGTCAAAAGCAACTTCACGCAAATCGAAGACGACGGAGCCGAACGCTTCGAAGGCTAG
- a CDS encoding sigma-70 family RNA polymerase sigma factor, producing MSDSRSAFEDLLQQAQGPLLGYLIRLTGSVHVAQDLLQAANVTAIEKQSSFHAGTDFAAWIRQIAKNHYRNAIRKQAVSKTVLLVDDGLHEVIERRHRERIEKQRREADWDRLQDCLQTLPGHQRELVQRFYIDGQSLNQLAKTTGRNANAIGQTLHRARRALIECVKFAGDEPPQVASIFGCEAQQGAESR from the coding sequence TTGTCTGATTCGCGTTCCGCTTTCGAAGACCTGTTGCAACAGGCTCAGGGCCCGTTGCTTGGTTATTTGATCAGGCTAACGGGATCGGTTCACGTTGCGCAAGACCTGCTGCAAGCTGCCAACGTGACGGCGATCGAGAAACAGTCGTCGTTTCACGCGGGAACCGACTTCGCTGCCTGGATCCGGCAGATTGCCAAGAACCACTATCGCAATGCGATTCGCAAACAAGCGGTCTCCAAAACCGTGTTGCTGGTCGACGACGGACTGCACGAGGTGATCGAACGTCGCCATCGAGAGCGGATCGAAAAACAGCGACGTGAGGCCGACTGGGATCGCTTGCAGGACTGTTTGCAAACCCTGCCGGGGCACCAGCGGGAACTCGTCCAGCGGTTTTATATCGACGGACAATCGCTGAACCAACTGGCAAAAACGACAGGCCGCAACGCCAATGCGATCGGGCAAACGCTACACCGGGCCCGGCGTGCGTTAATTGAATGTGTCAAGTTTGCGGGGGACGAACCGCCGCAGGTTGCCAGCATCTTCGGATGCGAGGCTCAACAAGGTGCTGAATCAAGATGA
- a CDS encoding PSD1 and planctomycete cytochrome C domain-containing protein, whose protein sequence is MSLSERCDQLLQRHLHGELSGDEADELRTMLRTSPEALDHYLDLCDLDAQLMSQFDRPPGIAHHPATTHHSTCSPAIWLTSFAVAASLLFAIGPELVQSPNDPPGLTIAAVDDSEVNQTPEAATQRRRMPNPWKVINATGSMNHPRLSEASIPTVQLVANRKLQFNRDIRPILSETCFHCHGPDSHGRRADLRLDTRDGATTDLGGYQAITPGELEKSEAWNRIISDDPELLMPPPESHLALTDQQKTMLRRWIEEGAEYQGHWAFIPPTMPPVPQVDFSDDAAEGNWSRGSIDSFVAARLAEADLTPSPEADPRTLIRRLSLDLIGLPPTIQETQAFVEDYASRGEAAYQQTITRLLESPHFGERMALPWLDQARYADTNGYSIDGGRDMWLWRDWVIQAYNDNMPYDRFLVEQLAGDLLPDATDAQRIATGFNRNHMITHEGGTIPEENLTNYTADRVKTTGEVFMGLTVGCAQCHDHKYDPISQKEYYQFFAFFNELQDRGLDGNSGRNSAPSITAKTVLRTDEINELETELVQLRKQLAEATDGFDSWLEARRSEQVDRGKGFRVLDVELLDVSAPNVPGTIAFEPTGRVTLSNPRGGLNGLSHSMRLSADALNQGELVSGIRIAFTPAEIPIAPKAEETKLALTPFEEAVPKVTTVLVSATNQPADQVDFHRQLTVSQATATSAASGHPPTAIFQENNAQWWQPANGQSDQNLTLTFDRPVDPRETPYLSVLVVFGQSQSLPFQWQIEPFVGRDRNSRWDSDLIAAMVTPEADWDPAARERLLTAFRNNAASLQPLRIRIANLEERYAVLTQEHSVMVMNTAATPRETFVLERGQYDAPGERVTPQTPAVLPVLFSERPDAAEVSETADDTQTPTVRATRLDLANWLVDPKHPLTSRVAVNRIWNLFFGTGLVATSADFGSQGEFPSHPELLDYLARHFVQIEWDQKQLIREIVSSATYRQQSTASSEQIQLDPKNRLLARGPRFRLPAELIRDQALAVSGLLVPRIGGPSLQPYQPPALWKEVSHFGSTPATKQVFVQDHGEKLYRRSMYTIVKRTSPHPAMAAFDAPSREMCTVDRGATNTPVQALVTLNDPQFAEAARVLAAVWLRDERITADDARIRHAFEHVLCRVPSDRETEAVSALLAAERDRFAAAIDDAQAAVSIGESPRAEGIDVAEHAAWMQVAALLLNLSETLTRN, encoded by the coding sequence ATGAGTTTATCGGAGCGTTGCGATCAACTGCTGCAAAGACATCTCCACGGAGAACTCAGCGGCGACGAAGCGGATGAACTGCGGACGATGCTGCGAACGTCCCCCGAAGCGCTCGATCACTACTTGGATCTGTGCGACCTCGACGCGCAACTAATGTCGCAGTTCGATCGCCCGCCGGGAATTGCACACCATCCTGCGACGACGCACCATTCCACTTGCAGCCCGGCGATTTGGCTGACTTCGTTTGCCGTCGCCGCCAGTTTGTTGTTCGCCATCGGTCCGGAATTGGTTCAAAGTCCAAACGATCCGCCGGGGCTTACGATCGCCGCAGTCGACGATTCCGAGGTTAATCAGACGCCAGAAGCGGCGACGCAGCGGCGGCGCATGCCTAATCCTTGGAAGGTGATCAACGCGACGGGTTCGATGAATCATCCGCGGCTGTCGGAGGCATCGATCCCAACGGTCCAGCTGGTTGCAAATCGCAAGCTGCAATTCAACCGAGACATCCGGCCGATCCTTTCGGAGACTTGCTTCCATTGCCACGGCCCCGATTCGCACGGGCGGCGAGCCGATCTGCGGCTGGACACTCGCGACGGTGCGACCACCGATCTCGGTGGTTACCAGGCGATTACGCCGGGTGAACTCGAGAAGAGCGAAGCCTGGAACCGGATCATCAGCGACGATCCCGAACTGCTGATGCCACCGCCGGAATCGCATCTGGCGTTAACCGACCAGCAGAAAACGATGCTACGGCGTTGGATCGAAGAGGGAGCCGAATACCAAGGGCATTGGGCCTTCATTCCTCCCACGATGCCGCCGGTTCCGCAAGTCGATTTCAGCGACGATGCGGCGGAGGGGAACTGGTCCCGCGGGTCGATCGATTCGTTTGTCGCGGCGCGATTGGCCGAAGCCGATCTGACTCCATCGCCCGAAGCCGATCCGCGGACGTTGATCCGTCGCTTGTCGTTGGATCTGATCGGATTGCCGCCGACGATCCAAGAGACGCAAGCGTTTGTCGAGGACTACGCGTCCCGCGGCGAAGCTGCTTACCAACAGACGATCACGCGGTTGTTGGAATCGCCGCACTTCGGCGAACGGATGGCGCTTCCCTGGTTGGATCAAGCTCGGTATGCCGACACCAACGGATATTCGATCGATGGCGGTCGCGATATGTGGCTGTGGCGAGACTGGGTGATCCAGGCGTACAACGACAACATGCCTTATGACAGGTTCTTGGTCGAACAACTGGCGGGCGACTTGCTGCCCGACGCCACCGACGCCCAGCGGATCGCGACCGGATTCAACCGGAATCACATGATCACGCACGAAGGGGGAACGATTCCGGAGGAGAATCTAACGAACTACACCGCCGATCGCGTGAAGACGACCGGCGAGGTGTTCATGGGGCTGACGGTTGGATGTGCGCAGTGCCACGATCACAAATACGACCCGATCTCTCAAAAGGAATACTACCAGTTCTTCGCCTTCTTCAATGAACTGCAAGACCGCGGACTCGATGGCAACAGCGGTCGCAACTCCGCTCCCAGCATCACCGCCAAGACGGTGCTGCGGACCGATGAGATCAACGAACTCGAAACCGAACTGGTGCAGCTTCGCAAGCAATTGGCCGAAGCGACCGACGGTTTTGACTCTTGGCTCGAAGCCCGACGATCCGAACAAGTCGACCGCGGCAAAGGCTTTCGCGTTCTCGACGTCGAACTGTTGGACGTATCGGCTCCCAATGTCCCTGGCACGATCGCGTTTGAACCAACCGGCCGCGTCACGCTCTCCAATCCTCGCGGCGGATTGAACGGGCTGAGCCACTCGATGCGACTATCCGCCGACGCTCTGAACCAAGGCGAGTTGGTGTCGGGCATTCGGATTGCGTTTACGCCAGCGGAAATCCCGATCGCTCCGAAAGCAGAAGAGACCAAGTTGGCGTTGACACCGTTTGAGGAAGCGGTGCCGAAGGTGACAACCGTACTCGTATCTGCAACGAACCAACCGGCCGATCAAGTCGACTTCCATCGCCAGTTGACGGTTTCACAAGCCACCGCGACCAGCGCCGCCAGCGGACATCCACCGACAGCGATCTTCCAGGAGAACAACGCGCAGTGGTGGCAACCGGCTAACGGCCAATCCGATCAGAATTTAACCCTCACGTTCGACCGGCCGGTCGATCCACGGGAGACTCCCTACCTGAGCGTTCTCGTTGTGTTTGGGCAATCGCAATCGCTCCCATTCCAATGGCAGATCGAACCGTTTGTCGGACGCGATCGCAACAGCCGCTGGGATTCCGATCTGATCGCCGCGATGGTAACGCCCGAAGCCGACTGGGATCCCGCCGCGCGAGAGCGTCTGTTGACAGCGTTCCGCAACAATGCGGCGTCGCTGCAACCGTTGCGCATACGGATTGCCAATCTGGAAGAGCGGTATGCAGTTCTGACGCAGGAACATTCCGTGATGGTGATGAACACCGCCGCGACACCTCGCGAAACATTTGTTCTGGAGCGCGGCCAGTACGATGCACCGGGTGAGCGTGTCACGCCGCAAACGCCCGCGGTTTTACCGGTGCTGTTTAGCGAGCGTCCCGATGCTGCCGAGGTAAGCGAAACGGCAGACGATACCCAAACGCCAACCGTTCGCGCAACGCGATTGGATCTTGCAAACTGGTTGGTCGATCCCAAGCATCCGCTGACGTCGCGGGTTGCCGTCAACCGAATCTGGAATTTGTTTTTTGGTACCGGACTCGTGGCAACCTCCGCCGACTTCGGTTCGCAGGGCGAATTTCCAAGCCATCCGGAACTGCTCGATTATCTTGCCCGTCATTTTGTCCAAATCGAATGGGACCAAAAGCAATTGATTCGCGAGATCGTCAGCAGTGCGACGTATCGCCAGCAATCGACGGCCAGCAGCGAACAAATCCAACTCGATCCCAAGAACCGCTTGCTCGCCCGCGGCCCGCGTTTCCGCCTGCCAGCCGAACTGATCCGCGATCAAGCGTTGGCGGTCAGCGGATTGTTGGTGCCACGGATCGGCGGTCCGAGTCTTCAGCCGTACCAGCCGCCGGCACTATGGAAAGAGGTCAGCCACTTTGGTAGCACTCCCGCGACGAAGCAGGTGTTTGTGCAAGACCATGGTGAAAAGCTGTATCGTCGCAGCATGTATACCATCGTCAAACGAACCAGCCCGCATCCGGCGATGGCTGCGTTTGATGCCCCCAGTCGCGAGATGTGCACCGTCGATCGGGGCGCGACTAACACGCCGGTTCAAGCATTGGTGACTTTAAACGATCCACAGTTTGCCGAAGCCGCCCGCGTGCTCGCTGCGGTCTGGTTGCGTGATGAAAGGATCACCGCCGACGACGCGCGGATCCGACACGCGTTTGAACATGTTTTGTGCCGAGTTCCAAGCGATCGAGAAACCGAAGCCGTCAGTGCGCTGCTGGCGGCTGAGCGCGACCGATTTGCCGCCGCGATCGACGATGCGCAAGCAGCGGTTTCGATCGGCGAATCGCCGCGGGCCGAAGGAATCGATGTCG